In the Brassica napus cultivar Da-Ae chromosome A7, Da-Ae, whole genome shotgun sequence genome, one interval contains:
- the BNAA07G19030D gene encoding uncharacterized protein BNAA07G19030D, with translation MESLTSSNPSFSCFSKSLSLYPSSPLSFVKLPPSIPNNNTISLCCKPSSNPQPDSANAKLNPLRAIVRTFKGLVSSQSRQWTARFRAYRDDTAAFSEHFFAGEDLKRSGGLGIALLSVTASAKVKISPFVATLSANPTFVSAVFAWFFAQTSKMVINFFIERKWDLSLLFASGGMPSSHSALCMALTTSVALCHGVADSLFPVCLGFSLIVMYDAIGVRRHAGMQAEVLNLIIRDLFEGHPISQRKLKELLGHTPSQVLAGALVGIVIACYCCQGHLVSA, from the exons ATGGAGTCGCTCACATCATCAAACCCTTCCTTCTCTTGTTTCTCGAAAAGCTTATCTCTTTACCCTTCTTCTCCTCTCTCCTTCGTTAAGCTCCCTCCTTCTATCCCCAACAACAACACCATCTCCTTATGCTGCAAACCATCCTCGAACCCTCAACCTGATAGCGCCAATGCAAAGCTCAACCCTTTACGCGCAATCGTCCGAACGTTTAAAGGCCTGGTCTCGTCCCAGTCCCGGCAATGGACGGCGCGTTTCCGAGCTTACAGGGACGATACGGCGGCGTTTTCGGAGCACTTCTTCGCCGGAGAAGATTTGAAGCGGAGCGGTGGGTTGGGGATCGCCCTTTTGAGCGTCACGGCCTCCGCTAAGGTAAAGATTAGTCCTTTCGTGGCGACGCTCTCTGCGAATCCGACGTTCGTCTCGGCGGTGTTCGCGTGGTTCTTCGCGCAGACGAGTAAGATGGTTATCAATTTCTTTATTGAGAGGAAGTGGGATTTGAGTTTGTTGTTTGCTTCTGGTGGGATGCCTTCTTCGCATTCGGCGTTGTGTATGGCTTTGACGACGTCTGTTGCGCTTTGTCATGGGGTTGCGGACTCGTTGTTTCCTGTTTGTTTGGGGTTTAGTTTGATTGTGATGTATGATGCTATTGGTGTTAGGCGCCATGCTGGTATGCAAGCTGAG GTTCTGAACTTGATCATAAGGGACTTGTTTGAAGGACACCCCATCAGTCAAAGAAAGCTAAAGGAATTGCTAGGTCACACTCCTTCTCAGGTTCTTGCAGGAGCATTAGTTGGTATTGTGATTGCTTGCTATTGTTGCCAAGGCCATCTAGTCTCAGCCTAA